A stretch of DNA from Flavobacteriaceae bacterium MAR_2009_75:
CTAGCTCAAGATGCACAACGATATAAAAATCAAGTCGAGAAAATTGAAATGAAGTATGATTCTATATGGAACCCCGCGAAGGAGACTATTGTTTTTACAGGAAGTTCAAGTGTTCGTATGTGGAAAGACCTTCAAGAGCGTTTTCCCAACCATCAAATCATCAATTCCGGTTTTGGAGGTTCGCAGGCATCTGATCTCCTGTATTTTTCCGATAATCTTATTTTGAAATACAAGCCGAAAAAAGTCTTTATCTACGAAGGTGATAATGATATATCGGCCAATAAACGCCCCAACGAAATCATAAGTACCACACAACAGATAATTAGCCTTATCAAAGAACGTGACCCGTCGACCGAAATAGTTATTATATCGGCCAAACCAAGCATTTCTAGATGGAATTTAAAAGGAAAATACAAAAGACTCAATAGAAAATTCAAAAGGCTTGCCAAAAAAGATGACCTTTTGAACTATGCAGATGTGTGGACACCTATGATGAATGGAAGAAAGTTGCAACAAGATATCTTTATAGAAGATGGCCTTCATATGAATGCCAAAGGCTATGAAATCTGGTTTCAGGTGATGAGAGAATTCATAGAGCAGTAACCCTCTTTCAGTAAGTATGACCAAAACAAACCCTATATAAATCAAATATTGCAAACCAAAATGAAATCAAACCTAATCAAGAGTCTAATTATATGTTGCGGATTTGTAGCATTTCTATCTTGCGAACCTGAAAAAAAGAAACGGGTACTGAATCTACCAAAATCAGATTTGGCCATGGAAAACATGATTCCCATGCCCAAAAAAGTAGTTGCCACAGAAAAGGCTTTCGCCTTAGATGAGTTTACCGCTATTTACACTTCTGAAAATGCCGACGGGTTTACCCAAGTAGGTGAATTTCTTTCAAAAAAAATAAAAGGCAAAACAGATTTGGATATTCCCGTAAATGTAGAAGAGATTCCGGGCAGAGAAGGTATCATATATATTAACCAATCAGATAGTTTAGAACTAAATGCTCCTGAAGCCTACCAATTATATATCACGGCCGATTCTGTAATTCTTAATTCCAATACGGCCGAAGGTGCTTTTAGAGGAGTTCAAACTTTACGACAGATTATACCCGAAGTAAGTCTTGACACCGTCGCCGAATACAAGGTGTGGCCTATACCCACCGGTAAAATTACAGATAACCCCGTTTTTGAATACCGTGGCAGTATGCTCGATGTGGCACGCCACTTTTTTAGTGTTGAAGATGTAAAAAAGTATATAGACCTTTTGGCGTACTATAAGTACAATGTACTTCATCTTCATTTGACCGATGACCAAGGGTGGCGAATTGAAATAAAATCTTGGCCTAAACTTACCGAAATTGGTGGAAGCACTGAGGTCGGTGGAGAATCAGGTGGTTTTTTCACTCAAGAAGAATATACCGATATCGTAAATTATGCGTCAGAACGTTTCATTACGATTATACCTGAATTTGATATGCCGGGTCATACTAATGCAGCTTCTGTAGCCTACCCCTTTCTAAACGGTAACGGCAAGAAAGTCGAACTGTATGAAGGCACCCATGTAGGCTTTAGCACCTTCGATACCCGAAAAGATACGGTCTACGCTTTTATCGACGACGTGGTAAGAGAAATTTCAGCTATAACACCTGGCCCTTATTTTCATATTGGTGGCGACGAAAGTCATGTAACAAAAAAGAAAGATTATATCTACTTTGTCGAGAAAGTCGAGAAAATCGTTCAAAAATATGGTAAAACCATGATCGGATGGGATGAGATAGTAACCGCCGATGTTGATTCAAAGTCAATTGCACAATTTTGGTCAAGTAAAGAAAATGCCGATTTGGCGGTTGAAAAAGGAATGAAAATAATCATGTCTCCTGCCAAAAAAGCCTATTTAGATATGCAATATGATACCTTATCAAAGCACGGACTTCATTGGGCCGCTTTTATTCCTACAGACTCTGCATATATTTGGACACCAGAGCAGTATGAAGGCATACCGGTAGAAAACATTCTAGGTATCGAGGCCCCTTTATGGTCTGAGACCGTAAGTAATATTGATGAAGTAGAGTACCTGGCTTTTCCTCGAGCCATCGGTTATTCTGAACTAAGTTGGTCGACCCCTGAGAATCGTGATTGGGAAAGCTATAAGGTACGTTTGGCAAATCAAGCACCTTTCTTAGATAGAATGGATGTAAAATACTACCCATCACCACTTATCGATTGGAAGAAAAGTAAATATACCTACAAAGAAATCAAAAAAGACTAAGGCCTAATAATTAAGATCAATGAAGGTAAAAGTTGGCTTGGTGCAAGAGAATCCTGTATTTTTTGATAAAGATAAAACCTTGGATAAAACGGAAGCTTTAGTGCGCCAATACGCCAACGAGGGCTGCCAATTGTTAATGTTTCCGGAATCATTTATTCCGGGCTACCCAAGAGGTTTTGACTTCGGCACCAAAATCGGAAAACGTACGCAACAAGGTCGTGAACTGTATGCGAAATATTATGATAATAGTATTGATGTAGAAGGCCCTGAAATGAAGCGCCTAGAAAAACTGGCGAAAACCAATACTGTTTATCTCGTAATTGGTATTACCGAAAAACAAAAAATCAATAATAGTCTGTATTGTTCGATGGTCTATATCTCGCCTACCGATGGGCTGCTGGGCGTACACAGAAAAATAAAACCTACAGGGTCTGAACGTCTCATTTGGGCAGAGGCCGATGGAGAATCTTTAGTTACCTACCAAACTAAAATAGGCAGGTTGGGCGGTCTTATTTGCTGGGAGAATTATATGCCTTTGGCCAGAATGGCCATGTATCAAAAAGGCGTAGAAATCTATTTGGCACCCACAGCCGATTCACGTGACGGATGGACGGCAACACTTCGTCATATAGCACTTGAAGGGCGTTGCTTTGTTTTGGGCTGCAACCAATATTTCACCAAAGACATGTACCCTGAAAAATATAAAAATCTTGTAATTGATGCGTCTGAAGCACTTTGCCGTGGTGGAAGTATTATCATTAATCCAATGGGAGAAATAATTGCGGGACCACTCTTCGACAAAGCTGGACTACTTACCGCAGAACTGAATCTGAACGAGCTCACCGGAAGTAAATTTGACTTTGATGTAATAGGTCATTACTCTCGAAACGATATTTTCAAATATCAAGCTATAAACCAACCTGATACGGGGTCTGAAAAGAACTAAAGATAATTGAGCAAAAAAAGAAAAGCCCTCTACCGAGGGCTTTTCTTTTTACTCTTCTTCAGAAGCTCCTTCTTTCTTCTCAGAAAAATCGGTTATTCCGTTCTCGAGTAATATATTATACCATTGAATCACTTTCTTAATATCACTGGCGTACACTCTATCTTCGTCGTAGTTTGGTAGAATTTCAAAAAAATACTCTTCCAGCTTAATCTTTTCTTCTTTATGCCCAATGGAAGTTTTGCCTCCTTTTTCTTTCACCTGTATCTTTAGAAAAACTTCACGAAGTGGTAGCTCCTCATCTAAAGTATAAATAGCAATTTCAGAAAGCACACTAACATTACTACGCATACTTACTGTAATACGTTTCTTGTCTAATAAAGATTCGGCAACAAAACCGTTTCGTGTCTGTGTTACCAATTTATAAAGGCCTGGCTTGCCCCCAATAGATAAAACTTTGTCTAAACTCATATAGAAAATTCCGTTTTAGGAGCGCAAATATTATACTTTTCGGTGGATTACGATAAAAATTTAACGTCCTTTTTTCATGTTAGGAAAACGCATGCGATAATCGACGTTTATCTTTCCTTTAGAAATATTGTTCAGCCGCCCTTTAATCATTCGCTTCTTTAGAGGCGAAAGTTTATCGGTAAAGAGTATGCCCTCAATATGATCATATTCATGCTGAATTACCCTTGCCAAAAGTCCATCATAGGTCTCGGTATGCTCTTTGAAATTTTCATCGAAATAAGTAATGGTCAATGTATCTTTACGTTTCACATCTTCTCTTACGTCGGGTATACTAAGGCACCCTTCGTTAAAAGTCCATTCTTCACCTGTTTCTTCAGTAATATTTGCATTAATAAAAGTCTTCTTAAAGCCGTTCAATTGGTTTTGCTCCTCTGGGGAAAGCTCCTCATCATTGGCGAAGGGTGTTGTGTCGACCAAAAATATACGTACAGGCAAACCGATTTGGGGAGCAGCCAAACCAACTCCGCTGGCATTATACATGGTTTCCCACATATTGTCTAGCAAATCGTTAAGCTTTGGGTAATTTTCAGGTATTTCTTTAGCTACTTTACGAAGCACTGGGTCACCATATGCTACAATAGGTAAAATCATTTAATCTTGTTTAAATAGTCTTGTAATATTATAGTGGCACTAATCTCGTCGACCAAGCCTTTATCTCTGCGCTTTTTTTTCTTCATCCCCCCTGCTATCATGCTCTGCATGGCCAATTTTGAAGTAAACCTTTCATCTTGTCGCTCAATGGGTATTTCGGGATGTAACTTCTGAAGCTTTCCGATAAATGGAACAATTAAGGCCTCCGATTGTGAGGGAGTATTGTTCATTTGTTTTGGCTCGCCAATGATGAACTTTTCAACGTTCTCAGCAACTACGTAATTCTTCAAAAAATCGAACAATTTTGAAGTTGATACTGTGGTCAAACCAGAAGCGATCAATTGTAATTCATCGGTAACAGCAATTCCTGTTCTTTTCTGTCCAAAATCCAATGCCAACAACCTTCCCACGCCAAAATTTTTGGCAAAAATAACTTATAAAATGTTATAAGCGTAAAATTGGGGCTTGAAATCCTAAATGACCAATTATATTTGCATCGCCTTACGGCCTACAAAAAGTAAATATTCAGTTGGGGCTAACGATAAGAAATATTTCAGATTTTTTATATTAAACTGATAGCCGAAACTACTATAAACTATAAATAAACGTGTACTATGACCGAATTAAGAAAGACCATTGAAAATGCTTGGGACAATAGAGAACTTTTAAAAGAACAAGATACCCAATCTGCCATTCGTCAGGTTATCAACTTGTTAGATCTTGGTGAACTTCGTTGCGCAGAACCTACTGAAAATGGTTGGCAGATAAACGAATGGGTCAAAAAGGGAGTAGTGCTTTATTTTCCTATTCAAAAAATGGAAACTCTTGAAGCGGGAATTTTTGAATATCACGATAAAATTCCATTGAAAAAAGGGTATAAAGAAAAAGGAATCAGAGTGGTGCCTCACGCCGTGGCGAGACATGGGGCTTATATATCATCAGGAACTATTTTAATGCCTAGTTATGTAAACATTGGCGCATACGTCGATGAAGGTACTATGGTCGATACTTGGGCAACTGTTGGTAGCTGTGCGCAAATAGGCAAAAACGTACACCTCAGCGGTGGTGTTGGTATCGGAGGGGTGTTAGAGCCTTTACAGGCATCTCCGGTTATCATCGAAGATAATGCGTTTATCGGTTCACGATGTATTGTTGTTGAAGGTGTAAAGGTAGAGAAAGAAGCCGTACTCGGTGCAAATGTGGTTCTTACCGCCTCAACGAAGATTATAGATGTTACAGGTGACAGCCCAGTTGAAATGAAAGGTAGGGTTCCTGCACGCTCAGTTGTTATACCGGGTAGTTATACAAAAAAGTTTGCGGCAGGAGATTTTCAAGTGCCTTGCGCTTTGATCATCGGAACCAGAAAAGAGAGTACCAACAAGAAAACATCATTGAACGATGCCCTACGTGAATACGACGTTGCAGTATAAAATGTAAGATTTTTTTGATTAAATATAATTTTTTTGTTTTTTAATTGTTATAGTTGAGTAGTATCTTATTTATGTATGGAAACGCAACCTTTTCTAAACTTTTTAATCTACATATTAGAAGACCACCCAAACCTAAAGCTTAACGATGCCGAAAGAGAGACAAAAAGTATCAGCATTAATCATAACCTACAATGAAATAGGGTACATTGAGAAGTGTATTAAATCAGTAGAATTTGCCGACGAAATTATTGTTGTAGATTCTTATAGTACCGATGGTACATTCGAATTTTTGAAGGCGCACCCAAAGGTGAAGGTCATTCAACATCCATTCTCGAACTTCACACTTCAAAAATCTTTTACGCTGAAACAAGCCACAAATGATTGGGTTTTGTTTTTAGATGCTGATGAAGTGGTATCTGAGAAATTGAAGGCTGAGATTATCAAAACTGTCAATAGTGATACCGATATTTCAGCTTTTTGGTTTTACAGAAAGTTTATGTTTGCCAACAAACCATTAAACTTTAGTGGATGGCAGACCGATAAAAATTATAGATTGTTCAGAAAAAGCAAGGCAAATTTTTCTGACAAAAAAATAGTACATGAAACCCTTGATGTTATTGGTAAGTCAGGTATTCTAAAAGAAAAACTGACCCATTACTGTTATAAAAGTTTTGAAGATTATAAATCAAAAATGCTTAAATATGGCAGATTGAAGGCGAAAGAAGATTTTTATCGAGAAAATCGTTATAACCTATTATCATTGGTTTTTAAACCTCTATGGAAGTTTTTCAATCATTACATCATACGTTTGGGCATATTAGATGGTCAAAAGGGTGTGGTTATATGTTACCTCAATGCTTTAGGTGACCTTGAAAGATATAGAGAATTGAAAAAACTTGAAAAAAAGAACGAGTTGGCTTACTATTTAGTTATGCCATGATACGTCCAAACACTTTTATTCTGTTTGACCTCTTTTCTTATCACCTGATTTTTGGCAATCGCTTCGGGCGTTCTATAACCGCGCTCATGATCTAAATGAACACATACCGCACTGTAACGTAATTGCTTTGATTTAACACCATAGTTAAATAGACGTTCACCAAATTCACGGTCTTCTCCCCCGTACTGCATTCGTTCATCAAAGCCGTTTATATTATATATATCTTTTTTCCAACCTGAAGAATTATGACCGTTCCAGCTCGCATTTGTTGGGGTAAATGTATTAAACAGGGTTGAGATAAAACCTCGGGCTGTAAGCTTGTTGTTCTTAAAAGTTTTGGGTATTCCCTTTTCCTTTAACCATTGAATATTAAAGCAGTTCTGCTTCTCAATGTCTTCCAAAGTAATTTCGTTCGAAATGTTCATGGGTAGCATATAATATCCACCAGAAATAAAATAACCAGGTTCTTTATTAATATAATGTACCTGCACAAAATCTTCTCGAGGTATACAGTCACCGTCGGTCATGATAATATATTCTGTACTGCAAGCTTGAACACCTTTGTTCAGTATGCGACATTTTTGAAAGCCGTCATCTTCTTGCCATACATGCTTAATATCATAAGATACCTTGTTACGATATTTTTCAATCAATGCTTTGGTATCTTCCCCAGAACCATCATCAGCAACGATAAGTTCAAAATCTTTATAGGTTTGACAGTTGAAACCCCAAAGAACTTTCTCAAGCCAATCTGGTTTATTGTAAGTACTGACTATGACACTTACCGTGCTCATTAATGATTGATTTAATTTTAACTACTTTTGCAAATGTAGTTTTTTGCGTTCCATCTCCAATACTATTTCATCGAATTATATGAAGCGAACCTATGTAGGCTCCACTATTTATCACATTTATCTGTCGCTTTTACACATACTGAAAGATGGGTCGAACAGTCAAAATAATAGGGGCGAAAACCTTCTTTTTCTCGTAGAAAGCACTCCATTTATAGAGACCCTGATACCCAACCTAAAAAAGAATTTTTTCAGGGATGTGCATATAATTTCTGAGCGCAAGAAACACATCATAGACCTTGGTAAATTCAACTATTCTTTTCGTAGAAAATCTAAGTTACCTCCATATTTAGAGACAAAACATCCTGTTCTAAAAACAGAACATTCGTTCATCTCAAGCTCGAATATTTACTTATGTGACACCGATTCATCTAAAAGTTATTTTCTTTATGAATTCGGTCAAAAAGGTATAAATATGATTGAGGATGGTGCACGAACGTACAGTCAGCGCCATACGCCATTTGAACAATTTTATAAAAACTATCTCACAAAAACGCCAATCGGCGGAGGTTTTGACAAGCAAATCATTACAATTCATGCTCAGTTTCCGAACAGATTACCAAGACCATTGCAAAAAAAAGCAGTTGAGCTTAATATTAAAAAAGAGGTTTCTAAGTTAGATTTCAAAACAAAAGAAGAATTGTTCAATATTTTTTTACCGGATGATACATTCGTCTTGGCAAAAGAAAACAATGCTCTTATTTTAACTCAACCTATTTCAGAAGACAAGGTCATCAATAGTGAAGTAGAAAAAATAGAAATCTATAGAGACATTATCTCAAAAGTACCTCAAAACCTGAACATAATTTTGAAAACCCACCCTAGAGAAATTACTAAATATGAAGACTATTTTGAAGATATAACTATTTTACCTGCTCTTTTTCCAATCGAGATACTTGGTCTCAAAGAAGGGTTTTACTTCGAGCAAGGTTACACCTTGTTCTCTACAGCTCTTTCAAATCTTGAAATCGTAAATGAGCGTTTTTTCATGGGTAAAGATTATTTGGATAAATTTACGGTCAAAGCCACCCGAGACCTTATACAAAATATGGTAATAGACAGCTAGAAAAAGAAAAAATGTCAAATAAATCAGTAGGATTCATTCCTCTTAGAAAAAACTCAAAAGGTATTCCGGGCAAGAATAAGAAAAAGTTGCTAGGTAGACCTCTTTTCACCTGGGTACTCACAGAAGCTATCTTTTCAAAACTCGATGAAGTTTTCGTCTTTACCGACGATAATGATATAATTGATTATATAGCCCAAAATTTTGCATGGTCAAAAAAAGTAAAGACTTTAAAACGTTCACAACAAAATGCATCGGACACTTCTACGACCGAATCTGCCATATTAGAATTCTGTGAACTTATCGACACAGATTTTGATATTTTTTGTCTTCTGCAGGCCACTTCACCTCTTACAAAAAGGAAAGATATAGATGCCGCCTTAGACAAACTGGAAAATGAAAAACTTGATGCCGTTTTGAGTGTTGTAAATACTCATCGATTTATCTGGTCGAAAGATGGTAAACCTTTAAATTACGATTTTGAAAATCGTCCAAGAAGACAAGATTTCGAAGGTCTATTAATAGAAAACGGAGCAGTTTATTGCACTACCAAAAAAGCATTACTTGCGTCTAAAAACCGATTAAGCGGTGATATTGGTGTTGTAGAGATGAATGAAGATACATTGGTCGAAATAGACTCTGAAACTGACTGGTTGGTAATCGAACAACTACTGATCTCAAAATCAAAATCAAACAAGAGTAACAAGAGAATAAATCATTTGGTGCTCGATGTTGATGGGGTATTTACTGATGGTCGGGTCACTTTTAATAGTGAGGGCGAGTTTTCTAAAGTTTTTGATATGCGAGACGGTATGGGTCTAGAAATATTAAGACAGCATGGGGTAAATATAATCGTTATGACATCTGAAAACTCGACCGTGGTGGCTCAACGCATGAAGAAATTAAAAATAGAAGATATTTTTCTTGGTATTAA
This window harbors:
- a CDS encoding lysophospholipase L1-like esterase, which codes for MKHLLLTLLLLISSVALAQDAQRYKNQVEKIEMKYDSIWNPAKETIVFTGSSSVRMWKDLQERFPNHQIINSGFGGSQASDLLYFSDNLILKYKPKKVFIYEGDNDISANKRPNEIISTTQQIISLIKERDPSTEIVIISAKPSISRWNLKGKYKRLNRKFKRLAKKDDLLNYADVWTPMMNGRKLQQDIFIEDGLHMNAKGYEIWFQVMREFIEQ
- a CDS encoding hexosaminidase, which produces MKSNLIKSLIICCGFVAFLSCEPEKKKRVLNLPKSDLAMENMIPMPKKVVATEKAFALDEFTAIYTSENADGFTQVGEFLSKKIKGKTDLDIPVNVEEIPGREGIIYINQSDSLELNAPEAYQLYITADSVILNSNTAEGAFRGVQTLRQIIPEVSLDTVAEYKVWPIPTGKITDNPVFEYRGSMLDVARHFFSVEDVKKYIDLLAYYKYNVLHLHLTDDQGWRIEIKSWPKLTEIGGSTEVGGESGGFFTQEEYTDIVNYASERFITIIPEFDMPGHTNAASVAYPFLNGNGKKVELYEGTHVGFSTFDTRKDTVYAFIDDVVREISAITPGPYFHIGGDESHVTKKKDYIYFVEKVEKIVQKYGKTMIGWDEIVTADVDSKSIAQFWSSKENADLAVEKGMKIIMSPAKKAYLDMQYDTLSKHGLHWAAFIPTDSAYIWTPEQYEGIPVENILGIEAPLWSETVSNIDEVEYLAFPRAIGYSELSWSTPENRDWESYKVRLANQAPFLDRMDVKYYPSPLIDWKKSKYTYKEIKKD
- a CDS encoding nitrilase, with amino-acid sequence MKVKVGLVQENPVFFDKDKTLDKTEALVRQYANEGCQLLMFPESFIPGYPRGFDFGTKIGKRTQQGRELYAKYYDNSIDVEGPEMKRLEKLAKTNTVYLVIGITEKQKINNSLYCSMVYISPTDGLLGVHRKIKPTGSERLIWAEADGESLVTYQTKIGRLGGLICWENYMPLARMAMYQKGVEIYLAPTADSRDGWTATLRHIALEGRCFVLGCNQYFTKDMYPEKYKNLVIDASEALCRGGSIIINPMGEIIAGPLFDKAGLLTAELNLNELTGSKFDFDVIGHYSRNDIFKYQAINQPDTGSEKN
- a CDS encoding peptide deformylase, giving the protein MILPIVAYGDPVLRKVAKEIPENYPKLNDLLDNMWETMYNASGVGLAAPQIGLPVRIFLVDTTPFANDEELSPEEQNQLNGFKKTFINANITEETGEEWTFNEGCLSIPDVREDVKRKDTLTITYFDENFKEHTETYDGLLARVIQHEYDHIEGILFTDKLSPLKKRMIKGRLNNISKGKINVDYRMRFPNMKKGR
- a CDS encoding putative Holliday junction resolvase, coding for MGRLLALDFGQKRTGIAVTDELQLIASGLTTVSTSKLFDFLKNYVVAENVEKFIIGEPKQMNNTPSQSEALIVPFIGKLQKLHPEIPIERQDERFTSKLAMQSMIAGGMKKKKRRDKGLVDEISATIILQDYLNKIK
- a CDS encoding 2,3,4,5-tetrahydropyridine-2-carboxylate N-succinyltransferase, which encodes MTELRKTIENAWDNRELLKEQDTQSAIRQVINLLDLGELRCAEPTENGWQINEWVKKGVVLYFPIQKMETLEAGIFEYHDKIPLKKGYKEKGIRVVPHAVARHGAYISSGTILMPSYVNIGAYVDEGTMVDTWATVGSCAQIGKNVHLSGGVGIGGVLEPLQASPVIIEDNAFIGSRCIVVEGVKVEKEAVLGANVVLTASTKIIDVTGDSPVEMKGRVPARSVVIPGSYTKKFAAGDFQVPCALIIGTRKESTNKKTSLNDALREYDVAV
- a CDS encoding glycosyltransferase involved in cell wall biosynthesis → MPKERQKVSALIITYNEIGYIEKCIKSVEFADEIIVVDSYSTDGTFEFLKAHPKVKVIQHPFSNFTLQKSFTLKQATNDWVLFLDADEVVSEKLKAEIIKTVNSDTDISAFWFYRKFMFANKPLNFSGWQTDKNYRLFRKSKANFSDKKIVHETLDVIGKSGILKEKLTHYCYKSFEDYKSKMLKYGRLKAKEDFYRENRYNLLSLVFKPLWKFFNHYIIRLGILDGQKGVVICYLNALGDLERYRELKKLEKKNELAYYLVMP
- a CDS encoding glycosyltransferase involved in cell wall biosynthesis encodes the protein MSTVSVIVSTYNKPDWLEKVLWGFNCQTYKDFELIVADDGSGEDTKALIEKYRNKVSYDIKHVWQEDDGFQKCRILNKGVQACSTEYIIMTDGDCIPREDFVQVHYINKEPGYFISGGYYMLPMNISNEITLEDIEKQNCFNIQWLKEKGIPKTFKNNKLTARGFISTLFNTFTPTNASWNGHNSSGWKKDIYNINGFDERMQYGGEDREFGERLFNYGVKSKQLRYSAVCVHLDHERGYRTPEAIAKNQVIRKEVKQNKSVWTYHGITK
- a CDS encoding N-acylneuraminate cytidylyltransferase, which codes for MSNKSVGFIPLRKNSKGIPGKNKKKLLGRPLFTWVLTEAIFSKLDEVFVFTDDNDIIDYIAQNFAWSKKVKTLKRSQQNASDTSTTESAILEFCELIDTDFDIFCLLQATSPLTKRKDIDAALDKLENEKLDAVLSVVNTHRFIWSKDGKPLNYDFENRPRRQDFEGLLIENGAVYCTTKKALLASKNRLSGDIGVVEMNEDTLVEIDSETDWLVIEQLLISKSKSNKSNKRINHLVLDVDGVFTDGRVTFNSEGEFSKVFDMRDGMGLEILRQHGVNIIVMTSENSTVVAQRMKKLKIEDIFLGIKDKYSLIEKLCAERKITPQEIAYIGDDINDLSNMLRAGWSLCPANATEPIKFHADIVLKNNSAEGAIREASEFIINYNLRFNDL